In the Corvus hawaiiensis isolate bCorHaw1 unplaced genomic scaffold, bCorHaw1.pri.cur scaffold_32_ctg1, whole genome shotgun sequence genome, agttcaaagggggttacatgataaagccaagcagcagcagcaacagcaggcaaaacccgcttcttctatatcctctatatgctccatatatgctttttcttgcagaagggtggattatatttgttaattgaccaataagattaacacatgattctggtttttcttttcttaacctatcctggtctaattcttacaatcgtaagtcttacacaagtgttacataggtattacacagatttgcgtatacagtttctatcagttcttcttgtttatgtgaacactccatctaaaaaatgtgaacagtataattctatctatattttgtcgaaaggaaagaattccgtgaaaaggtaaccctgctgcagcaagcactgtgtttaaggtctctgcgacagctttttaattcttaaggcacttagcatatatttctactaaaagttaaaaaatctatctttctatttcactttgctgtggcttcttgcatcacagcttgtgcaaaccttttaattcaacccctgtgctttggcttccctctgggcctgagtccagaggagctttcactccaacaaaggaGAAACACCGTCCATGGGCTGATGGCGGGCAAGCGGCGctgattgttcctcttggtcttttgttgcctgtttctgtttcctttttctgtcccacattcctgcttctttcctcctctaagttttggcccttgccaaaggccgggaacaattgcacgttacagctgggctttggtggctttggccgtGCACGTAAGGCAGGCGCTCTGTTTGTGCGTGtcctcaggagtggcaaaggtcatatgcaagtagggcttagtgcagatctgggtgacttgttttggagatggaaatgatacgaggaggtagaatcaaccctgctgtggccctgcacctgctgaagcagcaggagaggccgtgggacctgggccagagtctttgcgcgcatcctcttctccttgaaggaccagatttgtacgacagcttgttctgcgcagtgaagggcagtgaggccgatggcgctagagaggtgcaggtgctcttctgggcctcagggaaacaacatggggccgagaggcctctgcttcactgcagacgtcattctgtgcttaggccttgctgcagccaggggcaagagagctgagaggccccgctgatgtttttctcaagcagccccttcaattctttgctgacttcaagcagctctgcagcacatctggcattcagcgcagtgagcgagcactgcagcacattgcccagaggttgtggagtctccctgagcgcagatagtcaagaaccatctgaaggcaaccctttgcaaggcgcagcgggaagaccctgctggagcagccctggccaagatgatcccaccggtgctccttccaaacgttaactcttctgggatttggagatccgcatctttgcacaaggtgaagctctcagagggaaagtggagtccaagaaagagttgggggcagccacaaggcctggtgctaatgggagtctctctcacaaggcccctggccatggcctcttcagctccatcagctttgactccccgaaagttcttttgctctagaggaaaggtgtggcagcaattcccactgcctcttgagcagtgccctctccacattctgcacgctcaggtctgcgtcagctgcagcccagggagcagattctgcccacagagcccagagaatacaaaagggaatcggagtatttcctcttgcgtggtccccgatctgggtagccaacctggtcatcagtgcatgcggtgctgaggagactgctgagatgacaccgctgctgctgctgcttctgctggcagagtgctgctgcacagcgttttcccttccctctctgtgtcccacattgttccctcttttcccctgtacaatgaggggcttctctgcggccagctgccggccccacaagcacagctctaaggtggagaagctctttcagtgctcatcgttcagggttcgtgtgaaccgctttcgcagatccacgtactcactcatcgcctgggagtgggcaacgggatccatcaccaggtggtggaagagattgcacgtctcggccatttgcacctctgggggaaccctgatctccccaggaaggctccggttgcccacaatgaagtggttgaggcatctcacttgcacgcagaagcgcaggccctcgctgatatccaccagtcgcctgacaaaatctctcctgtgccaccgtgacacggggatgatggacaggaggtgcatgacaatggtcttgatggtgtaggtggaaaagccggagcccagctgcagacagctgaagaactgcaggcatttgaggtgcaagctgtcagggggggcctgcctggcgatgcacttgaagaacttcatctctgccacggcgtagctctccggccatgttgtgcttggcgtgcaggcctccctaggctggctgctcacaaagatgtctgagtcgccttgccgcaccccaaacagcacctcaatgcggaagcttgctgcgccgttgctcacctggaattggcaggagcgtctggagggcagcagcactaaatgccaattgtgggactgaggcaaagccggccagattgctctcaccagttggtagaaccagcgggcagttttctgcacgtcgaggtaggagccggtgcacagggtgtgtaggaggctggcatcctgattgctcctcagcacctcctggggctggtgcaggaagcacagcatgttctcaccctgctgctccctgctgcaggtgcactccagctgcacgcggacgcggaagttcctcccgcgcctctgccccgcagtgtccagctccagctggaaggagtggcctcggggaggattcatggctaccagcacacggtacacaacatcctgctcacggggactccaaccttcgaaggcactgcccaccccgatggctcgttgcagcaccgggtagaaactgttgcacaagacgtggccaaagtaaatggcaaaattgtccatccggtcagttgtccactcacagccttcctgcaggtcctgtacaggccactggatgcgctccattgcaatccttcctatgttatcttcgccctcgtgctcttcttcttggactccattggcagcatcattgttgttttctgcatttgcagcctcacggacaacttcatttccaacatcgtcttcttcatttgcagcaacattgccgacttcctgtacattgccatcatcattgttgacttcctcgcggttggcagcattggcttcttcttcatttccaacatcttcttcttggtttgcagccgcatttctgacttcctcttcattggcaccatcgttttcttcttcacgctcctctctcctcaggctccttttcctccagataaactctagggccaagagaaggagcaggagcccagcaaaatcccagacctgccagtgctgcaaggcagaccacggcaggtctccccaggcccctccactctgcctcagcataagctgctccacctcccgctccagaagaatcctctccacttcctggtgcatcgcatgcacctccatgctcagacgcctggcctcatgcaaagcatctcccgcgggctgcgggtacgggataaggctttgcaagagcaagagccagaatagccagtgacccatggtctgcaggaggatggagagaaggccttgagtggggcggggagggaggcagctgccactgggggcagcagggacggcaatcacaggcatctggggccgggaaggacagggccccagacagctggcaggcagcaaggcctgtcccgctgccccagcagcagcagcagcggcaccgtgccctgcccaaggctctcccatatgaggggctgtccctgcatgcggggggacaagccagcctcgggtgcagcgtttccgccccggccctcgtccccagcccagcctccccgccacgtgtgcactcaccgtttgcccaagcaatacagggccagcgttacctgctggggccttttagagctgcccccattgtgacacgtcgcccggcatgtcacaggggtcacagcacagcacagccaggccagcaccaccctttgtccccagcccagctcaggcgctcagagtggccctggtgtactggttaaggctgctttggagtgaatcttctgggaagaactccccttgctcttcctttggtctttcttatcagctgctccccactggcaatctcctagatatccatgctggaaggcacccttgactccacactgcttgagctacacttgaagctctgagtggtcgaggttgaaaaagaccctgaagatcacacagtccaaccgcaaacttaacactgcctactccactgatcagccagctccccaaatgccacatgcacgtgacttttaaaccttgctgagggtgctgacgccgccatttctgctaggcagcctgttcccaagcttgaggtgctctttattgagggaatagttcctggagatccaatctaaagctcccgtggcacaacttgagctcatttcctctggtccaaatACGCTTTGTTGCCCGGGCTAAtagaagggaggttgcagctggctacaagctcccttcagggaccatctgcaccgtgtcaggagcttgcgctgtgaaaccagctcctcccagaagagagaaaggtgatgcttttgctctgtcgttcccgtcatccagtggcagcaaatggcttgtcggtgggcagaagagttttgggctgccaggaagcgtTTCCATGTTGACGCAGCCCTCgccttaattgtgtctgccctcgtgggggagactttttagagcctttgccaggagtcagagacaaacaggacctttggctttctcagccttcagatagttgtttattaagtcttatcaggaaagtacaagccactgatgtgacccagacatagcatgaagcagagaatgcagcaaaagccaaattatcaagatttcgcagcccgttgaaaggtaaattacccaatgaaaacttacaacgcaaggtcttttcacttctctaccactgtctaataaatcacctagtcatgctggcaggaactgaggaattccctgtcaaatcatcccagaccacttctgccgcagaatatggagtagatggagaagaagaagaaggtctggagaacaataacaatcctccatgtggatgttttctgcttttatctacttcctaaactaataaccgcaaaacctctaaatttttcaccctgtgacaatcttacatagtattctgtcacctaattcacaccattgtagattctaattcttcccagaggctaggcaattttctccatggccgaaggtcaaagacaatgttgtccacgggggtagaacccttcaaaagaggcagagaagtattctctgtattctggcttcccacaccatgtggggagaagctttctgccaaatccatcaagcaaggcaatccgtgcccttccaagcagaaggaaaaatgggaatttgccttgaagaaaatgtcagggtttggagtgcaagtcagtgctggaatgtgccagcatgtccgtgtggacttgctaagctgcaaggccaggctgtgaagacgggatccctgcagccaagaaatgccctcttgctctggggccttccatggcaccagcagcacaagggagagcccttccttggcctttgccttcagcaaggccccactttgggcaaagcctgaattccctaaggaagcagctcccatttccactgcccgccctgaaggatgccagaggacacacaagctcagcaaggtgctaatgcaatacagcttgggctgcagctttctgcccttgtatctctggagccttgcaggggaaggctgcgtgccttggtgcgactttcagcagctctccttgctgacagcaactgggcagcccaaggctctttgctctctgcccaggcaagagcagaaagaagccttcctctgcctttgtaggcccccgagacgagcaaggacaatgagtgtgcagagaagaggccagcagcactgcacagcagcttctctcctaaatggcagcaaactcaaagactcatgctatgctttggggtttggcttgtgttttgtttggagctttttccccccaggaaaacctgtggcatttgccaagttgcccacgtgcatttgagtggtgcgctctggctgctgcctagatggctctccaaatggtgcctttggccctctctttcctctgttaccgtggctcatttcaagggcttgatgggtaacaccctttctcttttctcaccttgtgctcaagagctgggagagccgccgacccccctggcccgccccagcttgagcctaaaaggcttctgcagcaggggaacggggcgtggggccaatggctcagctgccagcaccgctgctagccaacgtggaaggctcatctgtacggctgcagtcagctcacagctgccagcatctgggctgtgtcctgccccacctttgtcctgccatcaaggcggaggacacaaacctgagacactgacaagcccgccttgtccgccatgtccccaggtgccacatccacacattccttaagtgcctgcaggcatggcaatcgccccaattctgtgggcagcctgtgccagtgcttgacaaccctttcagaggagagcctttgccctaatacccaatctaaagcactcctggcacaacttgaggccatttcctcttgtcctgtcccttgttccctgcgagcagagcctgacctgcattagctccaccctcctgtctgggagttgcaggaagtgagaaggttcctctctgatcctgctcttctccagtgtcagcccctgcagctccctcagcccctgctcatcagacttcttctccagcctcttggccagctcccttcccttcccttcccttctctgcacacactccagcctctcaaggtcatgcttgaggggaggggcccaaaactcatcccaagactccaggaaacttagagctgctccactgaactctccaaagagagcaagggcgagtgatgctgacatttctcccggctactcagggaatatcttgcctgcctcttcacgctgcctgcctgctttataccagagcccctccacgaaatctgccttgttggccttcgcccatgaatactcaaccccatcagcaccagcatgaagctcgagacagttggaaccctcccttacacagacaccgaccccagcagctctccttccttgcctgtcccttctgaaggctttctagccatcggctacagcgctccagtgtgggactcatcccaccatggctctggcatggcaaccatgtcccgcttttcccaacctgcaaccactcccagcggctgcactttgttgtccatgctgcatgaagtggcgaggaagcacttcagttgagctcttgatctcgctacctttttggagggggatgaaaggaagaagagaaacttgtcttgacacacagaccgcgtgaatgtgcttgtcgatagggccagggactcacagctagggaaggcacaaaagaagttctcccttctagaaaatgttaccgattggcacgcactgttgctcagccaaggccgtgtgaaattcctgaacttagagaagaagaacaaaggcttaagagagttaagaatagtgtttggttctatatgtgtatctaaagaaaccagagggtgcatattagagggggccatagagacggcgatttgggaagtctgtaccttccgagtacctcaggcaacgggggaaggaagagggtgatgcacctggaaattaggatcaaaaaggaggctgcgccccacagcaattggagacacgccatgagaaatgtcccgtggcctctgcctttattgcaatgagacgacaggactcctgtgtgtcttttccagactaaacctcgggtgttgtgaattcttttctgcacagggagaggccctaatcctttggggaccattctcaagctcttctctgctttctgacccatcaagaagccccgggtccttgctgctgcacgcatctcccacggctctctgccggctggccgcccagcggagctgccagctccggctggcagggcctcagcgccctgtgccctgtgccctttggccccgccggccgcgccaggccctgcctgctgccctgatggtggcactcgtggccccagtgctctccaagggcttctccgggggcaccttcctgcggcctttcagtccctgcacgaggcccagctgagacctgcagaggggctgttcccaagggcctggaggcacagccccaggggcagtggcttgccactgacagagggtgggcttaggctggagatgtgcaagaaattctggcctcggaggctggcgaggccctggcccacgctgcccacagaagctgtggctgccccatggctggcagtgttccaggccagcttggacggggcttggagcaacctggcctagtgggaggtgtccctgcccttggcagcaggcttgcaacaagacgattttcaaggagccttccaagccaaggccttctgtgattctgtgatcacagatcacttggggcagctggccttcatttctgcttagaaccacttcagcacggtaaattgggctgagttcaaggacactgttcacgagcccagcttgccagcgcctgagatttaccaatgctctgggtctggctgagatcaatcaagtcttgcacgctccagattctggaatattgtcgtttcttgaagcaaggacaaagcagcttctggccttccactcctaaatgcactaactgcagagcatgagtagatgtcccagcagatagcgacactatacaaggcttgacttgtgcaaaaaataatatcatctaggtaatctatcatagagatgtaataaatagatctattttcttaaaatctttccagacataaatgcactaagagcattaatatgtgtcacaacagatagtgacactaaatatgtgttctatggttattatttaaaactgatgacctactcaaccctttctaattattttttcgcatatttcatctagatgatcattttatcattttcattctattttatcatagaataaggatgtatttggtatcttttctattacttagattagtatattgctttgttttattatactttactattatatatgatcattaataaactttagagtatacgctatgtataaacaatatatatacatctatgaaataaaaatctagattcttatatagacacagtttcaggccagctccgacacaagtcggacccaaaggtgtcccttccggggacaaggagtgtggagcttttaaaggggtacccttccttctcggaccaggctaaaagagcagaggaggctgcagttctgctaagttctttatttcatagtctcatagctttcttgaaggccgagttcaaagggggttacatgataaagccaagcagcagcagcaacagcaggcaaaacccgcttcttctatatcctctatatgctccatatatgctttttcttgcagaagggtggattatatttgttaattgaccaataagattaacacatgattctggtttttcttttcttaacctatcctggtctaattcttacaatcgtaagtcttacacaagtgttacataggtattacacagatttgcgtatacagtttctatcagttcttcttgtttatgtgaacactccatctaaaaaatgtgaacagtataattctatctatattttgtcgaaaggaaagaattccgtgaaaaggtaaccctgctgcagcaagcactgtgtttaaggtctctgcgacagctttttaattcttaaggcacttagcatatatttctactaaaagttaaaaaatctatctttctatttcactttgctgtggcttcttgcatcacagcttgtgcaaaccttttaattcaacccctgtgctttggcttccctctgggcctgagtccagaggagctttcactccaacaaaggaGAAACACCGTCCATGGGCTGATGGCGGGCAAGCGGCGctgattgttcctcttggtcttttgttgcctgtttctgtttcctttttctgtcccacattcctgcttctttcctcctctaagttttggcccttgccaaaggccgggaacaattgcacgttacagctgggctttggtggctttggccgtGCACGTAAGGCAGGCGCTCTGTTTGTGCGTGtcctcaggagtggcaaaggtcatatgcaagtagggcttagtgcagatctgggtgacttgttttggagatggaaatgatacgaggaggtagaatcaaccctgctgtggccctgcacctgctgaagcagcaggagaggccgtgggacctgggccagagtctttgcgcgcatcctcttctccttgaaggaccagatttgtacgacagcttgttctgcgcagtgaagggcagtgaggccgatggcgctagagaggtgcaggtgctcttctgggcctcagggaaacaacatggggccgagaggcctctgcttcactgcagacgtcattctgtgcttaggccttgctgcagccaggggcaagagagctgagaggccccgctgatgtttttctcaagcagccccttcaattctttgctgacttcaagcagctctgcagcacatctggcattcagcgcagtgagcgagcactgcagcacattgcccagaggttgtggagtctccctgagcgcagatagtcaagaaccatctgaaggcaaccctttgcaaggcgcagcgggaagaccctgctggagcagccctggccaagatgatcccaccggtgctccttccaaacgttaactcttctgggatttggagatccgcatctttgcacaaggtgaagctctcagagggaaagtggagtccaagaaagagttgggggcagccacaaggcctggtgctaatgggagtctctctcacaaggcccctggccatggcctcttcagctccatcagctttgactccccgaaagttcttttgctctagaggaaaggtgtggcagcaattcccactgcctcttgagcagtgccctctccacattctgcacgctcaggtctgcgtcagctgcagcccagggagcagattctgcccacagagcccagagaatacaaaagggaatcggagtatttcctcttgcgtggtccccgatctgggtagccaacctggtcatcagtgcatgcggtgctgaggagactgctgagatgacaccgctgctgctgctgcttctgctggcagagtgctgctgcacagcgttttcccttccctctctgtgtcccacattgttccctcttttcccctgtacaatgaggggcttctctgcggccagctgccggccccacaagcacagctctaaggtggagaagctctttcagtgctcatcgttcagggttcgtgtgaaccgctttcgcagatccacgtactcactcatcgcctgggagtgggcaacgggatccatcaccaggtggtggaagagattgcacgtctcggccatttgcacctctgggggaaccctgatctccccaggaaggctccggttgcccacaatgaagtggttgaggcatctcacttgcacgcagaagcgcaggccctcgctgatatccaccagtcgcctgacaaaatctctcctgtgccaccgtgacacggggatgatggacaggaggtgcatgacaatggtcttgatggtgtaggtggaaaagccggagcccagctgcagacagctgaagaactgcaggcatttgaggtgcaagctgtcagggggggcctgcctggcgatgcacttgaagaacttcatctctgccacggcgtagctctccggccatgttgtgcttggcgtgcaggcctccctaggctggctgctcacaaagatgtctgagtcgccttgccgcaccccaaacagcacctcaatgcggaagcttgctgcgccgttgctcacctggaattggcaggagcgtctggagggcagcagcactaaatgccaattgtgggactgaggcaaagccggccagattgctctcaccagttggtagaaccagcgggcagttttctgcacgtcgaggtaggagccggtgcacagggtgtgtaggaggctggcatcctgattgctcctcagcacctcctggggctggtgcaggaagcacagcatgttctcaccctgctgctccctgctgcaggtgcactccagctgcacgcggacgcggaagttcctcccgcgcctctgccccgcagtgtccagctccagctggaaggagtggcctcggggaggattcatggctaccagcacacggtacacaacatcctgctcacggggactccaaccttcgaaggcactgcccaccccgatggctcgttgcagcaccgggtagaaactgttgcacaagacgtggccaaagtaaatggcaaaattgtccatccggtcagttgtccactcacagccttcctgcaggtcctgtacaggccactggatgcgctccattgcaatccttcctatgttatcttcgccctcgtgctcttcttcttggactccattggcagcatcattgttgttttctgcatttgcagcctcacggacaacttcatttccaacatcgtcttcttcatttgcagcaacattgccgacttcctgtacattgccatcatcattgttgacttcctcgcggttggcagcattggcttcttcttcatttccaacatcttcttcttggtttgcagccgcatttctgacttcctcttcattggcaccatcgttttcttcttcacgctcctctctcctcaggctccttttcctccagataaactctagggccaagagaaggagcaggagcccagcaaaatcccagacctgccagtgctgcaaggcagaccacggcaggtctccccaggcccctccactctgcctcagcataagctgctccacctcccgctccagaagaatcctctccacttcctggtgcatcgcatgcacctccatgctcagacgcctggcctcatgcaaagcatctcccgcgggctgcgggtacgggataaggctttgcaagagcaagagccagaatagccagtgacccatggtctgcaggaggatggagagaaggccttgagtggggcggggagggaggcagctgccactgggggcagcagggacggcaatcacaggcatctggggccgggaaggacagggccccagacagctggcaggcagcaaggcctgtcccgctgccccagcagcagcagcagcggcaccgtgccctgcccaaggctctcccatatgaggggctgtccctgcatgcggggggacaagccagcctcgggtgcagcgtttccgccccggccctcgtcc is a window encoding:
- the LOC125320977 gene encoding inositol 1,4,5-trisphosphate receptor-interacting protein-like 1, whose amino-acid sequence is MERIQWPVQDLQEGCEWTTDRMDNFAIYFGHVLCNSFYPVLQRAIGVGSAFEGWSPREQDVVYRVLVAMNPPRGHSFQLELDTAGQRRGRNFRVRVQLECTCSREQQGENMLCFLHQPQEVLRSNQDASLLHTLCTGSYLDVQKTARWFYQLVRAIWPALPQSHNWHLVLLPSRRSCQFQVSNGAASFRIEVLFGVRQGDSDIFVSSQPREASKGDSDIFVSSQPREACTPSTTWPESYAVAEMKFFKCIARRAPPDSLHLKCLQFFSCLQLGSGFSTYTIKTIVMHLLSIIPVSRWRRRDFVRRLVDISEDLRFCVQVRCLNHFIVGNRSLPGEIKVPPEI